In one window of Spartinivicinus marinus DNA:
- a CDS encoding carbohydrate binding domain-containing protein: MSLFGNALVNQLVVAVTLMSSIAASAEQPVILDVMAVYTKNTDNKHDMAAKLSQFVNYANKSYQNSKINIKLRLVHHSALPESEGFEDKLTRPSLKKLKNSEYVAELRAKHGADFVTLVGPSSQYCGLGYLPWNNGKDGILASSKSLAYNWVALNCVSSYAHELGHNMGLSHSRAQKSKGSIFDWGVGHGEYGQFVTTMAYQSAYGEGKWVPRLPYFSNPDIRECKGIACGVDSHDSNSANAALALNRVAMQLAEFMPTKYALTNTNNTHINITETINNTHTNTTGTTTNNTHTNTTGSTTKNTHTNTAGTTTNNTHTNTTGSTTKNSHTNTTGSTTNNTRTNTTETTTNTNTTGTSTNNTNTTTNTTITTISTRTFINNKICKKPEIAGNLIKNAEFNNGQYQGWEASYESQLRVESVTKSCGKDQVLKITNDQYPVGAYTRIEGLKLNTRYDFTVKVKLDTENNTRTDVKILLYVPGQNYSELKSKSVTDQEFTQLKAHFTIKQSKALQSAEGAALVVYTPRSGISFMLDEAVVKLATNQPTILTTQPTRTVQPVQPTKPAPVLSSDFEENGLQSWYEGFRSDVTLASESAVEGRYSLAVINRQYWYAGAAYDMQGLLKNNQTYKVKADFKLVGQVKDIQHADMRLYYVDDDGYHWETIKRQPVSAGQWNTISGTIKIAPKGKVSKQKLFLFGPQPGVNFNIDNVRVEL, encoded by the coding sequence ATGAGTTTATTTGGTAACGCTTTAGTTAACCAATTAGTAGTAGCCGTCACATTAATGAGTAGTATAGCCGCATCAGCTGAGCAGCCAGTAATTCTAGATGTTATGGCGGTTTATACGAAAAATACAGATAATAAACATGATATGGCAGCTAAGTTAAGTCAGTTCGTTAATTATGCCAATAAAAGTTATCAAAATAGTAAGATCAATATTAAATTACGATTAGTGCACCATAGTGCTTTACCAGAGTCAGAAGGATTTGAAGATAAATTAACAAGGCCTTCATTAAAAAAGTTAAAAAATAGTGAGTATGTTGCAGAACTTAGAGCTAAGCATGGGGCTGATTTTGTAACCTTAGTCGGGCCTTCTAGTCAATATTGTGGTTTGGGTTACTTACCTTGGAACAATGGCAAGGATGGGATACTTGCTAGCTCAAAATCACTGGCATACAACTGGGTAGCACTAAACTGTGTTAGCTCCTATGCCCATGAATTGGGCCATAATATGGGATTAAGCCATTCTCGTGCTCAAAAAAGTAAAGGTTCAATTTTTGACTGGGGCGTGGGCCATGGCGAATATGGTCAATTTGTAACGACTATGGCCTATCAAAGTGCTTATGGCGAAGGAAAATGGGTTCCTCGCTTACCGTATTTTTCTAATCCTGATATTCGTGAATGTAAAGGAATAGCGTGTGGAGTTGATAGTCATGACTCTAACAGTGCTAATGCTGCTTTGGCATTAAATCGGGTAGCAATGCAATTAGCTGAATTTATGCCCACTAAATATGCTTTAACTAATACCAATAATACACATATTAATATAACTGAAACAATAAATAACACCCATACTAATACAACGGGGACAACAACGAATAACACTCATACTAATACTACTGGAAGTACAACGAAAAACACCCACACTAATACAGCGGGGACAACAACGAATAACACTCATACTAATACTACTGGAAGCACAACGAAAAACAGCCACACTAATACAACAGGAAGCACAACAAATAACACTCGCACTAATACCACAGAAACCACAACGAATACCAATACAACTGGAACATCAACTAACAACACTAATACCACCACGAACACAACAATTACTACAATCTCAACCAGAACTTTTATAAATAACAAAATATGTAAAAAACCAGAGATAGCTGGAAATTTAATTAAAAATGCTGAGTTCAATAATGGCCAATATCAAGGTTGGGAGGCGAGTTATGAGAGCCAACTAAGAGTTGAGTCTGTGACTAAATCCTGCGGAAAAGACCAGGTGCTAAAAATAACAAATGATCAATATCCTGTAGGTGCTTATACTCGAATTGAAGGATTAAAGCTAAATACTCGTTATGACTTTACTGTTAAGGTAAAACTAGATACCGAGAATAATACTCGTACGGATGTGAAAATATTGTTGTATGTGCCAGGACAAAACTACAGCGAATTAAAATCGAAATCAGTCACTGATCAAGAATTTACCCAGTTAAAAGCTCACTTTACGATTAAGCAAAGTAAAGCGTTACAGAGTGCAGAAGGGGCTGCTTTAGTTGTTTATACTCCACGCTCAGGTATTTCATTTATGTTAGATGAGGCTGTGGTTAAACTAGCAACTAACCAGCCGACCATTCTAACAACTCAACCAACTAGAACAGTTCAGCCAGTTCAGCCAACTAAACCAGCTCCCGTCCTTTCTAGTGATTTTGAAGAAAATGGCTTACAAAGCTGGTATGAAGGCTTTCGTAGTGATGTAACTTTAGCTTCGGAGTCTGCAGTTGAAGGCCGCTACAGTTTAGCTGTCATCAACCGTCAATACTGGTATGCAGGAGCAGCTTACGACATGCAAGGCTTACTAAAAAATAACCAAACCTATAAGGTGAAAGCTGACTTTAAATTAGTGGGGCAGGTTAAGGATATTCAACACGCAGACATGAGACTGTACTATGTTGATGACGATGGCTATCACTGGGAAACCATTAAGCGTCAGCCTGTGTCAGCAGGTCAATGGAATACGATTAGTGGAACTATTAAGATTGCACCAAAAGGAAAAGTGAGCAAGCAAAAACTCTTCTTATTTGGACCTCAACCAGGTGTGAACTTCAACATCGATAATGTTCGGGTTGAACTATAA
- a CDS encoding collagenase, translating to MKSIDGAIIKLAAASCVASLLFSNPVVANQAPTTMSQSHQVFPGKPVKAKVWGQDPEKATLYYQLVSSPKFGTLSFDNYKGTFTYTVHKPQKNYDEFRFKVWDGEQYSNESVVQFLINTEATKPTTHSTNKAPLTIGHSDAVERGKRLNSWVWAEDKDNDKLTYKVVSQPKHGELKLDSATGKFTYYSAANIKQDIFSYQVFDGKTISNISSVYLLFNNSTSTPNKPTKPGKPTKPNNPGKPSTPDKPSKPSKPNNPTTPVKLYPSHWTSKASLPSHIQTILSATHSQRNSMTMGIYSKEKVLDVFKSLAFLADHNSAKDEAFDGLLTYIQAWLANQSASHFSLSDASLINATLTRLITMPELSDIVPDMNAEINYRTSLIIKGYGTILDHCIRNKTARRIFARQLPNLVNLFESIYQQQNAVNGARGYSPAIGQMFLTLNMFSYFAKNEGAILKENIVSQTKLPVLLNKIGKSSLAQFKNRYNNKKDGYILLNTIISLGKMYIKGEESWNKLIEQNVVDIVRAQSRYPDQRELKATFYKSYVSQTRENPTESCNKEFSGLCYKLQVTEILPYTHQCSNSLKLRYQQLSSKEVKGVCTRLSRQEYDFHSMMSTNWQPVKDDFNTDLELVIFNSKKDYRKYGSTLYRGLMTNNGGYYLEGTPSQKNNQARLFVYEENRFGKWDIRNLQHEYVHYLDGRFNKYGDFSQYDHFKKGSDVVWSTEGLAEYIAWKKDFRQDGINNLLQSARSGIPSMSQVTNVIYGESQTLIYGWAYTLNRFLYERYRYEYLQLLNLLRNNQLSEYKVQLNSMTRRYSSEYYTWTNNLITELKAKQKGSTASASMEEVRHKHTNHMPSEAEIASTVRYPLYD from the coding sequence ATGAAAAGTATCGATGGGGCAATTATCAAATTAGCTGCTGCTTCTTGTGTGGCTTCTCTCTTATTTTCAAACCCTGTAGTTGCAAACCAAGCACCAACCACTATGAGTCAAAGCCATCAGGTTTTTCCTGGCAAGCCAGTTAAGGCAAAAGTTTGGGGGCAGGATCCTGAAAAGGCAACTTTATATTATCAGCTAGTTAGTTCTCCAAAATTTGGTACCCTATCCTTTGATAATTACAAAGGAACCTTTACTTATACAGTACATAAACCCCAAAAAAACTATGATGAGTTTCGATTTAAAGTTTGGGATGGTGAGCAATATTCTAATGAATCAGTTGTTCAATTCTTAATTAATACAGAGGCTACTAAGCCAACAACTCATAGCACAAATAAGGCACCACTAACTATAGGGCATAGCGATGCTGTTGAAAGAGGTAAGCGACTAAATAGTTGGGTATGGGCAGAAGATAAAGATAATGACAAGCTTACTTATAAAGTGGTTAGTCAACCAAAGCACGGCGAATTAAAGTTAGACTCAGCAACAGGAAAGTTTACTTATTATTCAGCGGCTAATATTAAGCAGGATATTTTTTCTTATCAAGTTTTTGATGGTAAAACAATCTCAAATATTTCTTCTGTTTATTTGTTATTTAATAATTCTACATCAACACCCAATAAACCGACTAAGCCAGGCAAACCTACCAAGCCGAATAATCCAGGTAAACCAAGTACCCCAGATAAACCTTCTAAACCTAGCAAGCCAAATAATCCCACAACCCCAGTAAAATTATATCCATCTCATTGGACAAGCAAAGCAAGTTTACCTAGTCACATACAAACAATTCTGTCTGCAACTCATTCTCAACGTAATAGTATGACAATGGGTATTTACTCAAAAGAGAAAGTGCTTGATGTTTTTAAATCACTTGCATTTTTAGCTGATCATAATAGCGCAAAAGATGAAGCTTTCGATGGTTTATTGACTTATATACAGGCTTGGCTGGCTAACCAGTCTGCAAGCCATTTTTCTTTAAGTGATGCATCATTGATCAATGCTACACTAACAAGATTAATTACAATGCCTGAGCTATCAGATATTGTTCCAGATATGAATGCAGAGATTAATTATCGTACGTCACTTATTATAAAAGGGTATGGAACAATACTTGATCATTGTATTAGAAATAAAACTGCACGAAGAATTTTTGCAAGACAATTACCTAACTTAGTTAACTTATTCGAAAGTATTTATCAGCAACAGAATGCAGTAAATGGGGCAAGAGGATATAGCCCTGCTATTGGTCAAATGTTCTTAACACTTAATATGTTTTCATATTTTGCAAAAAATGAAGGTGCTATATTAAAAGAAAATATTGTTTCTCAAACTAAGTTGCCAGTCTTGCTTAATAAAATTGGCAAAAGCTCTTTAGCTCAATTTAAAAACCGTTACAATAATAAAAAAGATGGTTATATTCTACTAAATACAATAATTTCTTTAGGCAAGATGTATATCAAGGGAGAGGAAAGCTGGAACAAGTTAATTGAGCAAAATGTTGTTGATATTGTACGAGCCCAGTCACGCTATCCTGATCAGAGAGAGTTGAAAGCCACATTCTACAAGTCTTATGTAAGCCAAACTCGTGAAAACCCAACTGAAAGCTGTAATAAGGAGTTTTCAGGGTTATGCTATAAATTACAAGTAACGGAAATTTTGCCTTATACCCATCAATGCAGTAACTCATTAAAACTACGTTATCAACAATTATCTTCAAAAGAAGTAAAGGGCGTCTGTACCAGGTTAAGTCGACAAGAGTATGACTTCCATTCTATGATGAGCACGAACTGGCAGCCAGTAAAAGATGATTTTAATACAGACTTAGAACTGGTTATTTTTAATTCTAAAAAAGATTATAGGAAGTATGGCTCAACTTTATATAGAGGACTAATGACAAATAATGGTGGGTATTATTTAGAAGGCACCCCTTCGCAAAAGAATAACCAAGCACGATTGTTTGTTTATGAGGAAAATAGATTTGGTAAATGGGATATTAGAAATTTGCAACATGAATATGTGCATTATTTAGACGGACGCTTTAACAAGTATGGTGATTTTAGCCAATATGATCATTTTAAGAAAGGGAGTGATGTAGTTTGGTCAACAGAAGGTTTAGCTGAGTATATTGCTTGGAAAAAGGACTTTCGCCAAGATGGAATTAATAATTTATTGCAATCAGCGAGGTCTGGTATCCCATCAATGAGTCAGGTCACTAATGTGATATATGGTGAATCTCAAACATTGATATATGGCTGGGCTTATACTTTAAACCGTTTCTTGTACGAACGTTATAGGTATGAATATTTACAGTTGCTAAATTTGTTACGTAACAATCAGCTGTCAGAATATAAAGTTCAGCTTAACTCTATGACAAGACGCTATAGTAGTGAATACTATACTTGGACTAATAATTTGATAACAGAACTGAAAGCAAAACAGAAGGGATCAACAGCTTCAGCAAGTATGGAAGAGGTAAGGCATAAGCATACTAATCACATGCCATCTGAAGCAGAAATAGCAAGTACAGTTCGTTATCCTTTATATGACTAG
- a CDS encoding protein-tyrosine phosphatase family protein, giving the protein MADWQISRSLIVPADINISNENEVEKKADVKATFKGSTITLVESSARQLFEQSQTPESVTRDFGALSCRSIKVQQVNKETSKDSDHNTNNVDKRLSESRIRSSPQVATAADFWGDLVEKNTRIIIGLNSADYQLQGPRESWYGKRDDHFIVTKEPLALSAKTGHLIDEKKLENDEVTNSKFTVESNHIEGALRTVYSQQVTAINFNQWPDRGAITPKQLYKLVETINSARLQDQKGSGEILVHSAIQDGRSEVVVTAEKLYQLNLQNKLNKETLNKTVSGLVAEAGCISTQQELLKDFGRVLLGEGQ; this is encoded by the coding sequence TTGGCTGATTGGCAAATTTCACGCTCACTAATTGTGCCTGCTGATATCAATATTTCGAATGAGAATGAAGTTGAGAAAAAGGCTGATGTAAAAGCTACATTTAAAGGCTCGACTATTACGCTTGTTGAAAGCAGCGCTCGTCAGCTATTTGAGCAAAGCCAGACACCTGAGAGTGTTACTAGAGATTTTGGAGCTTTATCTTGCAGAAGTATTAAGGTTCAGCAGGTAAATAAAGAGACATCTAAAGATAGTGATCATAACACTAACAATGTTGATAAGCGCTTATCTGAATCGCGCATTAGAAGCAGTCCTCAAGTGGCGACGGCTGCTGACTTTTGGGGGGATCTTGTTGAAAAGAATACGCGAATTATTATTGGGTTAAACAGCGCTGACTACCAGTTACAAGGTCCGCGTGAATCCTGGTATGGCAAAAGAGATGATCATTTCATAGTTACTAAAGAGCCTCTGGCCCTAAGTGCGAAAACTGGGCATCTAATAGATGAGAAAAAACTAGAGAACGATGAAGTAACGAACTCAAAGTTTACTGTTGAAAGTAATCATATTGAAGGAGCTTTACGCACAGTTTATTCACAACAGGTAACTGCTATAAATTTTAATCAATGGCCTGATCGTGGGGCTATTACCCCAAAACAACTCTATAAACTTGTGGAAACAATTAACTCTGCCAGGTTGCAAGACCAAAAAGGTTCAGGTGAAATTTTGGTTCACTCTGCAATTCAAGATGGGCGCTCTGAAGTGGTTGTTACTGCAGAAAAACTATATCAATTAAATCTACAGAATAAACTAAATAAAGAAACACTAAATAAGACCGTTAGTGGATTAGTTGCTGAAGCAGGTTGTATTTCTACACAACAAGAATTGTTAAAGGATTTTGGCAGGGTGTTATTGGGGGAAGGTCAGTAA
- a CDS encoding protein adenylyltransferase SelO has protein sequence MKSITDLAFDNQFAQLNDCFYTKQPPTPLTNPHLVSANESVANLLGFELTTSKDTDSLVSIGSGQKVWPAAEPLAMVYSGHQFGVYNPQLGDGRGLLLGEICTTNGDKWDLHLKGSGITPYSRQGDGRAVLRSTIREYLCSEAMHHLGIPTTRALCIVGSNEPVYRETVETAATLIRVAKTHLRFGSFEFFYYTRQHKALKELIDFAIEQYYPSLLGSQDQYEEFYRQTVIKTGQLIAYWQAFGFAHGVMNTDNMSLLGDTFDYGPFGFMDDYDQGFICNHSDHSGRYAFNQQPSISYWNCACLGQVLVPFIKPDTIKQLLSEFEKAFIHKYADLMRQKLGLLELTESDQELVQQLFTLMQKNSVDYTLFFRQLCDFIPNQQNSSIRDLFIDRDGFDNWAKQYSQRLAQQADSQTNRSQQMKSVNPKYILRNYLAQQAIDKATKQQDFSEVNQLLNLLKKPFAEQPDREHYAKPPPEWGKKLTISCSS, from the coding sequence GTGAAATCAATAACTGACCTGGCATTTGATAACCAGTTTGCCCAACTTAATGACTGCTTTTACACCAAACAGCCCCCAACACCTTTAACTAACCCTCACCTAGTTAGTGCTAATGAATCTGTTGCTAATTTATTGGGTTTTGAACTAACTACCAGCAAAGATACAGACTCTTTGGTCAGTATAGGGAGTGGCCAAAAAGTTTGGCCTGCGGCAGAACCTTTAGCCATGGTCTATTCAGGCCATCAATTTGGCGTTTATAACCCCCAACTTGGTGACGGAAGAGGCTTATTGCTAGGTGAAATATGCACCACTAATGGCGACAAATGGGATCTGCATCTTAAAGGGTCTGGAATAACACCTTACTCTCGCCAAGGCGATGGTCGAGCAGTATTACGCTCGACAATTCGAGAATATCTATGCAGTGAGGCAATGCATCACCTGGGCATCCCTACTACACGTGCATTATGTATAGTCGGCAGTAATGAACCTGTATATCGAGAAACTGTAGAAACAGCCGCTACTTTAATCCGAGTAGCAAAAACTCACTTAAGGTTTGGTAGTTTTGAGTTTTTTTATTACACCCGACAGCATAAAGCACTAAAAGAGTTAATTGACTTTGCAATTGAACAATACTATCCCAGTTTATTAGGTAGCCAAGATCAATATGAAGAGTTCTACCGTCAAACTGTCATAAAAACTGGTCAGCTCATTGCTTACTGGCAAGCATTTGGCTTTGCCCATGGCGTAATGAATACAGACAATATGTCCTTGCTAGGAGATACCTTTGACTACGGTCCTTTTGGTTTTATGGATGATTATGACCAGGGATTTATTTGTAATCACTCAGACCACTCTGGTCGCTATGCATTTAACCAACAACCATCAATCTCATATTGGAACTGTGCCTGCCTTGGTCAAGTGCTTGTACCTTTTATAAAACCGGACACCATCAAGCAGCTATTAAGTGAATTTGAAAAGGCTTTTATACATAAATATGCTGATTTAATGCGGCAAAAGCTTGGACTGTTAGAGTTGACTGAATCTGACCAAGAGTTAGTACAACAATTGTTTACTTTAATGCAAAAAAACAGCGTAGATTATACTTTATTTTTTAGACAGCTTTGCGACTTTATACCTAATCAGCAAAACTCTTCTATTAGAGATCTATTTATTGACCGAGATGGATTTGATAACTGGGCTAAACAATATAGTCAACGACTAGCTCAGCAAGCTGACAGCCAAACAAACCGCTCGCAACAAATGAAATCTGTTAACCCTAAATATATCCTACGTAACTACCTGGCCCAACAAGCCATAGACAAAGCAACAAAGCAGCAAGACTTCAGCGAAGTCAATCAACTGCTAAACTTATTAAAAAAGCCTTTTGCTGAACAGCCAGATAGGGAGCACTACGCTAAACCTCCTCCCGAGTGGGGTAAAAAGCTGACTATCAGCTGCTCATCTTAG
- a CDS encoding RDD family protein has translation MQSSKEIYQAPEAKLDKPEEVKVYELASRWRRLVAYFLDLFICGLIEIVLLVFLDFFVLNHAFEQLQEENPAKSELILVLIFIPLFFIINGKMLARSGQTFGKKLLGIAIVSYTTNKTIPVMNIILFRYGIFWALSFIPLAGETANFFNIVAIFGKEKRCLHDLVADTKVVRVR, from the coding sequence ATGCAGAGTAGTAAAGAGATTTATCAGGCACCAGAAGCTAAGTTAGACAAGCCAGAAGAGGTCAAAGTTTACGAACTAGCTTCAAGATGGCGCAGACTTGTAGCTTATTTTTTAGATTTGTTTATATGTGGTTTGATTGAAATAGTATTGCTTGTATTCCTCGATTTCTTTGTACTTAACCATGCTTTTGAGCAGCTCCAAGAAGAGAATCCAGCTAAATCTGAGCTTATACTTGTTTTAATATTTATTCCCCTCTTTTTTATCATTAATGGAAAGATGTTAGCAAGAAGTGGCCAAACTTTCGGTAAGAAATTGTTAGGTATAGCCATAGTCTCATATACTACAAATAAGACAATCCCTGTAATGAATATTATTTTATTTCGATATGGGATTTTTTGGGCATTGAGCTTTATTCCCTTGGCAGGTGAAACTGCAAACTTTTTTAATATTGTAGCTATTTTTGGCAAAGAAAAACGCTGCTTGCATGACTTAGTTGCAGATACGAAAGTTGTCCGTGTACGTTAA
- a CDS encoding BRO family protein, with protein MNNINSSSLTTTAPIIIDQVEIKQNENGLYCLNDIHKVYGRNKPRKHSQWIDRRLTQVLINVIERETKTPRDKVISGQRGANKTGAGTYACLELVLDYASWVSTSFGIKIKKAFEKVNKPVVVQPVVQPEPPKTPSTELSTFNHALFGKVRVVNKGGEPWFIAKDVADALGYSLPSAMTRYLDEDEKGMSIKHTLGGPQELQAINESGLYSAILRSRRPEAKMFKKWITSEVLPTIRKTGSYSLHRETQTHQLPDFTNPSEAARAWANEYDGRLVAEQKVTALEPKAAFAEEYLEADHNVALRYAAQELNKQNEMVYQSTRT; from the coding sequence ATGAATAATATTAATTCTTCATCTCTAACAACCACAGCACCTATCATCATTGACCAAGTTGAAATAAAACAAAACGAGAATGGTCTCTACTGCCTTAATGATATCCATAAAGTCTACGGACGTAATAAACCTAGAAAACATAGCCAGTGGATAGACCGTAGGTTAACTCAGGTCCTAATTAATGTAATTGAGCGTGAGACAAAGACTCCCCGTGATAAAGTTATCTCAGGTCAAAGAGGAGCTAATAAGACAGGAGCAGGCACTTATGCTTGCCTAGAGCTTGTCCTTGATTATGCTTCATGGGTATCAACATCTTTTGGAATTAAAATTAAAAAGGCATTTGAGAAGGTAAATAAACCAGTTGTTGTACAGCCAGTGGTGCAACCAGAGCCGCCTAAAACACCTAGCACAGAGTTAAGCACGTTTAATCATGCCCTTTTCGGGAAAGTGCGCGTTGTTAATAAAGGTGGTGAGCCTTGGTTTATCGCTAAGGATGTCGCTGATGCTTTAGGTTATTCTCTACCTAGTGCTATGACCCGCTATTTAGACGAAGATGAAAAGGGTATGTCAATTAAGCATACCCTTGGTGGCCCCCAAGAATTACAGGCTATCAACGAGTCAGGCCTTTATTCAGCCATACTACGCAGCCGTAGACCTGAAGCCAAAATGTTTAAGAAATGGATAACTAGTGAGGTCCTACCTACCATTAGAAAAACAGGCTCTTACTCATTACACCGAGAAACGCAGACACATCAACTACCAGACTTCACCAATCCCTCAGAAGCCGCTAGAGCTTGGGCTAATGAGTACGACGGTCGCCTTGTAGCTGAGCAGAAGGTAACAGCGCTTGAGCCTAAAGCAGCCTTTGCTGAAGAGTACCTGGAAGCTGACCACAACGTTGCTCTTAGATACGCCGCACAAGAGCTTAACAAGCAGAATGAAATGGTTTACCAAAGTACGCGCACTTAG
- a CDS encoding BRO family protein: protein MSVINTPIINEEINTFSHNAFGELRTVIKEGEPWFIAKDVAEILDYSVASAMTRHLDDDETRVSTRHMNGSPRDLIIINESGLYSAIFRSRKEEAKAFKKWVTREVLPSIRKTGGYLLAHPEDTPEQLEARAYHLAQDTIKRQEKEVKELQQTVISMEPKALFVDKYVMAKGTYALRDVANQLGIRPNKFNQLLRQDKVLYNKRGQRNVPYQYYLARGYFCLKLGVDEEAGRAYQGTRVTNKGLSWLTKNYEHMKGQL from the coding sequence ATGTCTGTAATAAATACACCTATCATTAACGAAGAAATAAATACTTTTAGTCACAATGCCTTTGGCGAATTAAGAACAGTAATTAAGGAGGGTGAGCCTTGGTTTATTGCTAAAGATGTCGCAGAAATTCTAGATTACTCCGTAGCAAGCGCAATGACCCGCCATTTAGATGATGACGAAACTCGTGTGTCAACTAGACACATGAATGGAAGCCCCCGTGACTTAATAATTATCAACGAGTCAGGCCTTTACTCAGCTATTTTCAGGAGCAGGAAGGAAGAAGCCAAAGCCTTCAAAAAGTGGGTAACAAGGGAGGTCCTACCAAGCATTAGGAAAACCGGAGGCTACCTCCTAGCCCACCCTGAAGACACCCCAGAACAACTAGAAGCAAGAGCCTATCACCTAGCCCAGGACACAATTAAACGGCAGGAGAAGGAAGTTAAGGAGCTACAGCAGACCGTTATTTCTATGGAGCCTAAAGCACTCTTTGTAGATAAATATGTGATGGCAAAAGGCACCTATGCACTGAGAGACGTAGCTAATCAGTTAGGCATTAGACCAAACAAATTTAATCAGTTGTTGAGGCAAGATAAGGTGCTGTATAACAAGCGCGGACAAAGGAATGTGCCTTATCAGTATTATTTGGCTAGGGGTTACTTCTGTTTAAAGCTTGGCGTGGATGAGGAAGCAGGGAGAGCTTATCAGGGAACCAGAGTCACTAATAAGGGCTTATCCTGGCTCACCAAGAATTATGAGCACATGAAAGGCCAGCTATAA
- a CDS encoding transcriptional regulator, producing MEDVFKLVLPLPEKVREIIQDAGLTRAEVAEMLHVSSSRLNKWLSPIGSSGARRIPDGAFELLLIKIGKHPFYRTDKNCKDTMNIEDIETIAHSPETLREIVKEAGLTRAEAAELLHLSRNKFSRWLAPEYAEDHRPIPLAAFELLLIKLNKHPLYKKVEI from the coding sequence GTGGAAGATGTATTTAAATTAGTATTGCCATTGCCTGAAAAGGTAAGAGAAATAATTCAAGATGCAGGATTAACAAGAGCTGAAGTAGCTGAGATGCTGCATGTGTCTTCTAGCAGGCTAAATAAATGGTTGTCACCAATTGGAAGCTCAGGCGCAAGACGTATTCCTGATGGAGCTTTTGAGCTGCTATTAATAAAAATAGGTAAGCACCCATTTTATAGGACAGACAAAAACTGTAAGGATACAATGAACATTGAAGACATAGAAACAATTGCACACTCGCCTGAAACTCTCAGAGAAATAGTAAAAGAAGCAGGTCTAACAAGAGCTGAAGCTGCTGAGCTTTTACATTTATCACGCAATAAATTTAGTAGGTGGTTAGCTCCAGAATATGCTGAAGACCACCGACCAATCCCTTTGGCTGCATTTGAGTTGTTATTGATTAAACTCAACAAACACCCTTTATATAAAAAAGTTGAAATTTAA
- a CDS encoding recombinase family protein → MALLGYARVSTQQQDLQLQIDALISAGVKGHTDYLFTDKASGKNDDREGLKLLLLKAREGDTILVTKLDRLGRNTYDMIRIIEELDSRGIAVKFLHDGISTEGSMGKMVVTILAAVAQAERDRILERTQEGRKAAIERGVKMGRKPTVSQELKQQVKQAVEQGIPKAKVAKQYKISRQKVYDILEELAETA, encoded by the coding sequence ATGGCTTTACTTGGTTATGCTCGTGTATCGACTCAACAACAAGACTTACAGTTACAAATTGATGCTCTAATTTCTGCTGGTGTTAAGGGCCACACTGATTACCTCTTCACCGATAAGGCTTCAGGTAAGAATGATGACAGGGAAGGCTTGAAGTTACTCCTACTCAAAGCTAGGGAAGGTGACACGATACTTGTTACCAAACTGGACAGGCTAGGCCGCAACACATACGACATGATACGAATTATTGAAGAGCTAGATAGCCGAGGGATTGCCGTTAAGTTTCTTCATGATGGTATTAGCACTGAGGGAAGCATGGGTAAAATGGTCGTCACAATCCTGGCTGCTGTGGCTCAGGCTGAGAGAGACAGGATACTAGAACGGACCCAAGAAGGGCGCAAGGCAGCCATTGAGCGTGGTGTTAAGATGGGTAGGAAGCCCACAGTAAGCCAGGAGTTAAAGCAGCAGGTTAAGCAGGCAGTTGAGCAGGGGATACCTAAAGCTAAAGTAGCTAAGCAGTACAAGATTAGCAGGCAGAAGGTGTATGACATACTTGAGGAGCTAGCCGAGACAGCTTAG